From a single Andrena cerasifolii isolate SP2316 chromosome 8, iyAndCera1_principal, whole genome shotgun sequence genomic region:
- the LOC143372178 gene encoding uncharacterized protein LOC143372178 yields the protein MCRPNFRVKLNLCKYYNDVRRVCWVFVDSAKILQIAHMKKHIVNVFSIKEPFHLLLNETEYLPPTEDIRILKEDETILVCPGPDVENGTELPASTVLGCKRSFAKLEPPSNSVQYEEVKPNISTVPRITIPLVEDLQNTLNLSNEPLNRSHNDSLEVNIAYDNSEDEANDIIEIKASTTGTPEDLNVTDSSMIRSKRKRIRRKKNKRQQVNQTATVASTVASSVSKKPKIIDSLVIPSSKHIHFDNVDTEEVVVKQVVNENKVNGSSKNKVSPSHELSNLLSLGKNSVPLTFTNPVVKEEIKIKQMSDEENRIDGSFQNVYEKLMLNRKLQEGKELLSTDLEACQVTTTKPQLKDIIAFKMLKIGADYTPQVSEFIVAEVISYCPKTLMYTLKILQGASEVQVPVGKFTIIQNEEEQVLNDTITVNYSQVIEPRHVSKSDPDRVATSVHFNDH from the exons ATGTGCCGGCCGAATTTCCGCGTCAAGCTaaacttgtgtaaatattaCAATGATGTTCGTCGAGTCTGTTGGGTGTTCGTCGACAGCGCGAAAATCTTACAGATTGCTCACATGAAGAAGCACATCGTAAACGTATTTAGTATCAAAGAACCGTTTCACTTGCTGTTAAACGAGACCGAATACCTGCCACCTACTGAGGATATACGTATTCTCAAGGAGGATGAAACGATTCT CGTCTGTCCGGGGCCTGACGTAGAAAATGGAACAGAATTACCTGCGAGTACAGTACTGGGATGTAAAAGGAGCTTTGCAAAATTAGAGCCACCTAGTAATTCTGTTCAATACGAGGAGGTGAAACCTAATATTTCCACTGTGCCTAGAATCACGATCCCACTTGTGGAGGACCTACAAAACACATTGAACCTATCCAATGAACCATTAAACAGGTCACATAATG ATTCCTTAGAAGTTAATATAGCGTACGACAATTCAGAAGATGAAGCAAACgatataattgaaataaaagcttCAACTACGGGTACACCTGAAGATTTAAATGTAACAGACAGTTCCATGATACGTTCAAAGAGAAAGAGGATAAGGCGAAAAAAGAACAAGCGACAGCAGGTTAACCAAACTGCCACAGTGGCTTCCACTGTCGCTTCGTCTGTGTCAAAGAAACCCAAGATCATAGATTCTCTTGTAATTCCTTCTAGTAAGCATATACATTTCGATAATGTGGATACCGAAGAAGTTGTGGTAAAGCAAGTtgttaatgaaaataaagtCAATGGATCTTCTAAGAATAAAGTGTCACCCTCCCATGAGCTTTCTAACTTACTGTCGCTGGGTAAAAATTCCGTGCCACTGACTTTTACGAATCCAGTAGTGAAagaggaaataaaaattaagcagATGTCCGACGAAGAGAATCGAATCGATGGTTCTTTCCAAAATGTATATGAGAAACTCATGCTGAATAGAAAGTTGCAGGAGGGAAAGGAACTACTGAGTACGGATCTCGAGGCTTGTCAGGTTACGACGACAAAGCCGCAGCTCAAAGATATTATAGCCTTTAAG ATGCTTAAAATCGGTGCGGATTATACGCCACAAGTATCGGAGTTCATTGTGGCGGAAGTTATATCTTATTGCCCGAAGACATTAATGTACACCTTGAAGATACTGC AAGGTGCATCGGAAGTTCAAGTACCGGTTGGAAAATTCACAATTATACAGAACGAAGAAGAACAAGTGCTGAATGATACGATCACTGTAAACTACTCGCAAGTAATCGAGCCTCGACATGTGTCGAAATCTGACCCGGACAGAGTAGCCACCTCAGTTCATTTTAACGATCACTGA